A genomic window from Phyllopteryx taeniolatus isolate TA_2022b chromosome 2, UOR_Ptae_1.2, whole genome shotgun sequence includes:
- the LOC133467743 gene encoding immunoglobulin-like domain-containing receptor 1: MRRLLAACILSSLLKVSVCIQVIVPQLERSTALFASVTLRCDFSTSAPLQDVLVTWRFKSFCKDPVLEYYSTAYQSALQLGQDPANDCPDRQRTLRTVIQKRGNNEPIRGAEYRNRKISIENDADLVINEVMWWDNGVYFCAVDAAGDTTGDNDKEVKLIVYHWLTVLFIIIGALLLIILFGICCCQCCPQKCCCYVRCPCCPQQCCCPEKAVMQHRMMKEAQRAMAPWMGGQPVYGPMSHVPSSQMNPLLYAGSVSGKSMHMKPMPLPPPPQSSAYGIPAPSIHGSHTPANTNHMLDYMESQVRGLDVSSPLLQVQPPPPPHMQQLPPVPQHMPISVPFSAGPPSMISGLGEVPSDRRVITLPPIREPGRVQPPAPKTRPPSSSDSSRGGFGPREERRTPGRRYPSPPRSRGIPRSYSEESLDGRSRGGARGGMDPSRSRSRDDLFDSRSRGNYAPPGARQPRGSWSSDDEDISRRGGGGGGGRRGGSGGWGEKPPSYTEYEPGNKPGPRRNEHYSVKSSRSGTSVVI, translated from the exons ATGCGGCGATTATTGGCCGCCTGTATCCTCTCGTCGCTACTAAAAG TGTCGGTGTGTATTCAAGTGATCGTCCCCCAGCTGGAGCGCAGCACTGCTCTGTTTGCCTCAGTAACCCTGCGCTGTGACTTCTCCACGTCGGCACCCCTCCAAGATGTACTGGTCACCTGGAGGTTTAAGTCCTTCTGCAAGGACCCCGTGCTGGAGTACTACTCCACAG ctTACCAGTCAGCACTTCAGTTGGGGCAGGATCCAGCGAACGACTGTCCCGATCGCCAGCGCACGCTTCGCACCGTCATTCAAAAGAGAGGAAACAATGAGCCGATACGTGGCGCAGAATACCGTAATCGCAAGATCTCCATCGAAAATG ATGCCGATCTGGTCATCAATGAAGTGATGTGGTGGGACAACGGCGTGTACTTTTGTGCAGTTGACGCAGCTGGAGACACCACTGGAGACAATGACAAAGAAGTCAAACTGATTGTTTATC ATTGGTTAACTGTTCTCTTCATCATCATCGGAGCGCTGCTGCTCATCATCTTATTTGGCATCTGCTGTTGCCAGTGTTGTCCTCAGAAGTGCTGTTGCTATGTGCGCTGTCCCTGCTGCCCACAGCAGTGCTGCTGCCCAGAAAAAG CGGTAATGCAGCATCGTATGATGAAGGAGGCTCAGAGGGCTATGGCTCCCTGGATGGGAGGACAGCCCGTCTATGGACCAATGAGTCATGTTCCCTCCTCTCAAATGAACCCACTGCTATACGCAG GATCTGTGTCAGGGAAGAGCATGCATATGAAGCCCATGCCCTTGCCGCCACCACCACAGTCCTCAGCTTACGGCATACCGGCCCCTAGTATCCACGGCAGCCACACACCTGCCAACACCAATCACATGCTTGACTACATGGAGAGTCAGGTGAGGGGGTTGGACGTGAGCAGTCCGCTGCTTCAG GTGCAGCCGCCTCCACCCCCTCACATGCAACAGCTTCCACCTGTTCCCCAGCACATGCCCATCAGTGTCCCCTTTTCAGCCGGGCCTCCCAGCATGATATCTGGACTCGGTGAGGTGCCATCAGACCGCCGCGTCATCACCCTTCCACCAATACGTGAACCGGGCCGAGTGCAGCCCCCCGCGCCTAAGACTCGCCCCCCGAGCTCCAGCGACAGCAGCCGTGGCGGTTTCGGACCCCGCGAGGAGCGCAGGACACCGGGTCGACGCTATCCCTCACCTCCACGGTCCAGAGGCATTCCGAGGAGCTACAGCGAGGAGTCACTGGATGGGCGGTCGCGTGGCGGGGCACGGGGAGGCATGGACCCCTCTCGATCCCGTTCCAGGGATGATCTATTTGACAGCAGGTCCAGAGGAAACTATGCCCCACCGGGAGCACGTCAACCAAGAGGGTCATGGAGCTCTGATGATGAGGACATTAGTCGGAGAGGAGGgggcggaggaggagggaggagaggGGGCAGCGGCGGCTGGGGTGAGAAACCTCCCAGCTACACAGAGTACGAGCCTGGAAACAAACCAGGACCAAGGAGGAACGAACACTACTCT GTTAAGAGCTCTCGGAGTGGCACCAGCGTCGTCATCTGA